The nucleotide sequence GCTGCGTCCTGGGGTGTATGCCAAGGATGTGATTTTGCACATTATCCGGAAGTTGGGGGTGAAAGGGGGCGTGGGCTATGCCTACGAGTATGGGGGGAGTGCGATCGCCCAGATGAACATGGAAGAACGGATGACCATCTGCAACATGTCGATTGAAGGGGGTGCCCGTTGCGGTTATATCAATCCCGATCAGGTCACATTTGACTACCTCAAAGGGCGTGATTTTGCACCGCAGGGAGCTGATTGGGAGAAAGCTGTCGCATGGTGGCAGAGCATCACCAGCGACCCCGATGCTGAATATGATGATGTGGTGGTCTTTAATGCGGCTGAAATTGCACCCACCGTTACCTGGGGAATTACGCCAGGGCAGGGAATTGGTGTGGATGAGAAGGTGCCCACCCCAGAGGAACTGCCAGAAGACGAGCGGGCGATCGCCCAGGAAGCCTATCTCTACATGGATCTGCAACCTGGTGCCCCACTCCAGGGCACCAAAGTGGATGTTTGCTTCATCGGAAGCTGCACCAATGGCAGAATTACTGACCTGCGAGAAGCCGCTAAATTTGCTAAAGGCAGACACGTTGCAGAGGGCATCAAAGCCTTTGTTGTGCCTGGTTCTGAGCGGGTTAAAAAGGAAGCCGAAGCTGAGGGACTGCACGAAATCTTTGAGTCTGCGGGATTTGAATGGCGCGAACCTGGTTGCTCTATGTGCCTTGCCATGAATCCTGACAAGCTTCAGGGGCGTCAACTCAGTGCTTCTTCTTCCAACCGTAACTTCAAGGGGCGTCAGGGTTCGGCATCCGGGCGCACGCTCCTGATGAGTCCGGCAATGGTCGTAGCCGCCGCCATCACAGGTCGAGTTACCGATGTGCGGGAATTAATATAAAAAACTCAGTTTAAAGTCCCGATGGAACGAGGGCGAGGAGCTAACCGAGAAGACAGAAAAATGGTCGATTCGGTTGCTCAAAGTAAAGGCTTAGACAAGGAGCAGCGCAGGGAGTTTGGAAAGTACATTGAGAAAGTCAAACGATTGGAGGGGCGTGGCGGTGCTGATAACTTTACCTACGAGGAGTTGTTGGTATTGGCCTCAGTACAGGACAAAACTTGTCAATTGAGGCACACAGAGGGTTGAAAACTTAGGCGGGAAGGG is from Leptothermofonsia sichuanensis E412 and encodes:
- the leuC gene encoding 3-isopropylmalate dehydratase large subunit — its product is MSKGTLFDKVWDAHTVGILPSGQTQLFIGLHLIHEVTSPQAFSMLRDRNLRVLFPERTIATVDHIVPTTNQARPFRDDLAEEMMQALEKSCQEHGITFYNIGSGSQGIVHVIAPELGLTQPGMTIACGDSHTSTHGAFGAIAFGIGTSQVRDVLASQTLALSKLKVRRIEVNGTLRPGVYAKDVILHIIRKLGVKGGVGYAYEYGGSAIAQMNMEERMTICNMSIEGGARCGYINPDQVTFDYLKGRDFAPQGADWEKAVAWWQSITSDPDAEYDDVVVFNAAEIAPTVTWGITPGQGIGVDEKVPTPEELPEDERAIAQEAYLYMDLQPGAPLQGTKVDVCFIGSCTNGRITDLREAAKFAKGRHVAEGIKAFVVPGSERVKKEAEAEGLHEIFESAGFEWREPGCSMCLAMNPDKLQGRQLSASSSNRNFKGRQGSASGRTLLMSPAMVVAAAITGRVTDVRELI